A window from Pseudomonadota bacterium encodes these proteins:
- a CDS encoding PAS domain S-box protein: MAHSAYLKDLPVEHRWFNEPPPLEGQAEILNSAHLLIRDTSDHIVFWNSGAEDLYGWTGGEALGQVSHDLFQTQFPESLASIRAQLWRDSQWKGELLHRRRDGEQIAVASHWVLHRNDQGLPRAILEVNNDITELKHSEQTIQQLNTALANAMPGISKLDARGRYTEVNEHYAQMLGYASSELLGKDWRATVYPEDQPTALQAYERLRAEGKAEFEAQAIRKDGSVFFQRVLLVAITDPSGKFAGHYGFMCDITDRKHEEQIHQQTDAAIVLARPDRDNLDGHMTTDGRAARTKIIVVNMPDAQERRSRFAVRARNATVAWSFFSAYSVLHPALTYTEQEAIVAKGRPLREGELGCYSSHYAAWESLQADDADQYIVLEDDVIVDWAFIGKIVGIDFAAMGINYLRLYYKRPVEQSILRQTFVDHSRWIVELLDYAFGTQGYLITKSAAKTLMSQCRIVRRPVDDEMDRSWAHGVPNLAIVPFPIIEESAQSTIGEARFERFAIPRHLKLRRFVARVTERLRREAARLAAKFRRLRTGQRRQPWPMQDPIL; encoded by the coding sequence ATGGCCCATTCTGCATACTTAAAAGACCTACCGGTTGAGCACCGCTGGTTTAACGAGCCGCCGCCACTGGAGGGACAGGCCGAGATCCTAAATTCGGCGCACCTATTGATCCGCGACACCAGCGATCACATTGTCTTCTGGAATAGCGGTGCAGAAGATCTCTACGGCTGGACCGGAGGCGAAGCCTTAGGACAGGTATCACATGACCTGTTCCAGACGCAGTTCCCCGAGAGCCTGGCGAGCATAAGAGCGCAACTTTGGCGGGACAGTCAGTGGAAAGGCGAGCTCCTGCATCGGCGGCGTGACGGCGAACAGATTGCCGTAGCCAGCCATTGGGTGTTGCACCGGAATGACCAGGGCCTGCCGCGCGCCATCCTCGAGGTCAATAATGATATTACCGAGCTTAAACACTCAGAGCAGACGATTCAGCAGCTCAACACGGCTCTGGCGAACGCCATGCCGGGTATTTCCAAGCTCGATGCCAGGGGGCGGTACACCGAGGTCAACGAGCACTATGCTCAGATGCTCGGCTACGCCTCTTCCGAATTACTCGGTAAAGACTGGAGAGCAACAGTTTACCCGGAGGATCAGCCGACCGCGTTGCAGGCCTACGAGCGTTTACGCGCCGAGGGTAAAGCGGAGTTTGAAGCCCAGGCAATACGCAAGGATGGCTCGGTATTCTTTCAGCGCGTGCTGCTGGTTGCGATCACCGATCCCAGCGGCAAATTTGCCGGGCACTATGGTTTCATGTGCGACATCACCGACCGTAAACACGAGGAGCAGATACATCAACAGACAGACGCCGCTATAGTGCTGGCCAGACCTGATCGAGATAATTTGGACGGTCATATGACGACGGATGGTCGCGCGGCGCGCACCAAGATTATTGTCGTAAACATGCCGGACGCGCAGGAGCGCCGCAGCCGCTTCGCGGTTCGCGCACGCAACGCCACCGTGGCCTGGAGCTTTTTTTCCGCGTATTCGGTGCTGCATCCCGCTTTGACCTACACCGAACAGGAAGCGATCGTCGCCAAGGGGCGGCCGCTGCGAGAGGGCGAACTGGGTTGCTATTCGAGTCACTACGCCGCCTGGGAGAGCTTGCAGGCCGATGATGCCGACCAGTACATCGTGCTGGAGGACGACGTCATCGTCGATTGGGCATTTATCGGCAAGATCGTAGGCATCGACTTTGCCGCGATGGGCATAAACTATCTGCGACTCTACTATAAGCGCCCGGTCGAGCAGTCGATCCTAAGGCAGACCTTCGTCGATCATTCCAGGTGGATTGTCGAACTATTGGACTATGCCTTCGGCACCCAGGGCTACCTGATCACGAAATCGGCGGCCAAGACTCTAATGTCCCAATGCCGAATCGTCAGGCGCCCGGTCGACGACGAGATGGATCGGTCGTGGGCTCATGGGGTGCCGAACCTGGCGATCGTCCCCTTCCCGATCATCGAGGAATCCGCACAGTCGACAATCGGCGAGGCGCGCTTTGAGAGATTCGCCATCCCGCGACATCTGAAGCTCAGGAGGTTTGTCGCCAGAGTGACGGAGCGCTTACGGCGCGAAGCGGCAAGGTTGGCCGCAAAGTTCCGGCGCCTGCGGACCGGACAGCGCAGGCAGCCCTGGCCGATGCAAGACCCGATTCTATAG
- a CDS encoding lipopolysaccharide biosynthesis protein: MTTPPGNEDGGQNLCSEDLKKKTRSSILWTLCRAASDQVFSFVVFVILARLLSPHEIGTFAIAIVFSEIGRVIAVEGMVQNIPRAKTMSPALTDTVFWTNLGMAFLIALAVWLLARPMLDLIDQPDAAAPLQALGFVLPIVALGATHMALRLREFGHKSLALRSVVSGTIGGAAAIAAALAGWGVWSLVTQRFVTEVVNTITSWHAHKWVPGRGFSFAQLRTIAGFGANLTITQIIFVLLVRVQDVIVGAMISAAAVGIYRTAWRTTELIAVGAIQPFTTVALQTLSRLQGDREGMVKAYRWMLSTSAVISFPALVGFGVVAPDAVPAIYGAKWVEAGHLAQAFAFMVVPFTLNYFASPVLSALGMGANMRTLAIVQLVLTVALTMLAAPYGIFAVACAYVGRAYLTLPLQIWFLRQSAGITARITLRAIAAPFFASAIMGLAVWCIMAAVRPHISVALVAVLVGVAAGIVIYSVALLALSRQIRGVVRRQFVTRILKRPAK, translated from the coding sequence GTGACGACTCCACCTGGCAATGAAGACGGCGGGCAGAATCTGTGCAGCGAAGATCTGAAGAAGAAGACCCGCTCGTCGATCCTGTGGACGCTGTGCCGGGCTGCGTCCGATCAGGTGTTTTCGTTCGTCGTTTTCGTGATTCTGGCGCGATTGCTGTCTCCCCACGAGATCGGCACCTTTGCGATCGCTATCGTTTTTTCGGAGATTGGCCGCGTGATTGCGGTCGAGGGCATGGTGCAGAACATCCCGCGAGCCAAGACGATGTCCCCCGCTCTGACCGACACGGTCTTCTGGACGAACCTGGGGATGGCCTTTCTGATTGCCCTCGCAGTGTGGCTATTGGCGCGCCCGATGTTGGACCTGATCGATCAGCCCGATGCCGCGGCACCATTGCAGGCGCTTGGTTTTGTTCTGCCGATCGTCGCTTTGGGTGCCACCCATATGGCGCTGCGCCTACGGGAGTTCGGCCACAAATCGCTGGCCTTGCGCTCGGTGGTCAGCGGCACGATCGGCGGCGCCGCGGCGATTGCCGCCGCCCTTGCGGGCTGGGGGGTGTGGAGCCTGGTGACCCAGCGCTTCGTCACTGAAGTCGTGAACACGATCACGTCGTGGCATGCCCACAAATGGGTGCCCGGACGCGGCTTCTCTTTCGCGCAGTTGCGAACGATCGCGGGATTTGGCGCCAACCTTACCATCACCCAGATCATCTTCGTGCTTCTAGTCCGGGTGCAGGACGTGATCGTCGGCGCGATGATCAGCGCCGCGGCGGTCGGCATTTATAGGACCGCCTGGCGGACGACGGAACTCATCGCCGTCGGGGCGATTCAGCCCTTCACCACTGTGGCGCTCCAGACGTTATCGCGGCTGCAAGGCGACCGCGAGGGCATGGTCAAGGCCTATCGCTGGATGCTCTCGACCAGCGCCGTCATCTCGTTTCCGGCCCTGGTCGGGTTCGGCGTCGTGGCGCCGGACGCGGTGCCGGCGATCTACGGCGCGAAATGGGTGGAGGCCGGCCACCTGGCCCAGGCCTTCGCCTTCATGGTGGTGCCCTTCACCCTCAACTACTTCGCTTCGCCGGTCCTGAGCGCCTTGGGCATGGGCGCGAACATGCGGACGCTTGCGATCGTGCAACTGGTCCTGACGGTGGCTCTGACCATGCTCGCCGCGCCGTACGGTATTTTCGCCGTGGCCTGCGCCTATGTCGGACGCGCGTACCTGACGCTCCCGTTGCAGATCTGGTTCTTGCGGCAAAGTGCGGGCATTACCGCCCGTATCACGTTGCGTGCGATTGCCGCGCCGTTTTTCGCATCCGCGATCATGGGCCTTGCGGTGTGGTGCATCATGGCGGCGGTTCGACCGCATATCTCGGTTGCGCTGGTCGCAGTTCTCGTCGGAGTCGCGGCGGGCATCGTCATCTACAGCGTCGCGCTGCTGGCGCTGTCGAGACAAATCCGGGGCGTCGTTCGGCGCCAGTTCGTGACGCGCATCTTGAAGAGACCGGCGAAATAG
- a CDS encoding TylF/MycF family methyltransferase: MERAMMSALRWLVRKSQVAMLPQDARSVLRDRLTYLSPEKISRLTRAVDDVVDRQVPGDILEFGVALGGSSVLLARRVSPERQFHGFDVFGLIPPPNSAKDDAKSKERYQVISSGQSIGIGGDGYYGYRHDLYESVSGTLARFGRPVDGRSVFLHKGLFAETWLRYARPQVAFAHIDCDWYDPVELCLNAVLTRLAPGGIIALDDYHDYGGCRAATDEFLGAHPGVFAVDDGPNLILRRVQLR; the protein is encoded by the coding sequence GTGGAGCGCGCGATGATGTCTGCACTCAGATGGCTGGTCCGCAAAAGCCAAGTGGCGATGCTGCCTCAAGATGCGCGTTCCGTGTTGCGCGACCGACTGACCTATCTCAGCCCAGAGAAGATCTCGCGCCTGACAAGAGCGGTGGACGATGTCGTCGATCGCCAGGTCCCCGGTGACATCCTCGAGTTCGGCGTGGCGCTCGGTGGGTCGTCGGTCTTGCTGGCGCGGCGTGTCTCGCCGGAGCGCCAGTTTCACGGTTTCGACGTGTTCGGCCTGATCCCGCCGCCGAACTCGGCCAAGGACGACGCAAAGTCGAAGGAGCGATATCAAGTCATCTCCTCCGGACAATCGATCGGCATCGGCGGAGATGGCTATTACGGCTACCGCCACGATCTCTATGAGAGCGTTTCCGGAACGCTTGCCAGATTCGGACGGCCGGTCGATGGTCGCAGCGTGTTTCTGCATAAGGGGCTGTTTGCCGAAACATGGCTAAGATATGCGCGGCCGCAGGTTGCCTTCGCTCATATCGATTGCGACTGGTACGACCCCGTGGAGCTCTGCTTGAACGCCGTCCTGACGCGTCTGGCGCCGGGCGGGATCATCGCGCTGGACGATTACCACGATTATGGTGGGTGCCGGGCGGCGACCGACGAATTCCTGGGCGCGCATCCCGGCGTCTTTGCTGTGGATGACGGCCCCAACCTGATTCTTCGTCGGGTCCAGCTCCGTTAG
- a CDS encoding polysaccharide pyruvyl transferase family protein, whose protein sequence is MQDQVGAGPLIHRLQKSIKDTLSQVVPAGLLALVDYPDHANVGDSAIWLGEVAYLERELGLRPSYACSLADYSAATLKECLPSGAILIHGGGNFGTLWRKHQDFRIDLMERFPDRQIIQLPQSIHFLDDESIAETARAIHKHGRFTLLVRDRKSYDFAAAKLDCPVHLCPDMAFYIGPTERVPPKVDLLYLLRTDHEQAGTLRPPDTEETRIVTDWLTEARHRLRLTKVGSLARSVLAGRRAAARAGETYNALAWSRYRRGAKILSQGKLVITDRLHAHIMSILLDIPHVALDNSYGKLGSFIAAWTGDFSSLRQAATMEAAIVRARELAQMAR, encoded by the coding sequence ATGCAAGACCAGGTCGGAGCCGGGCCGTTGATCCACCGGCTCCAAAAATCCATCAAGGATACGCTGTCGCAAGTCGTCCCTGCGGGGCTGTTAGCCCTGGTCGACTACCCCGACCATGCGAATGTCGGCGATTCGGCGATATGGCTGGGAGAGGTCGCCTATTTGGAGCGGGAGCTTGGCCTTCGCCCGTCTTATGCCTGCTCGCTTGCGGACTATTCGGCCGCAACCCTCAAGGAGTGCCTGCCGAGCGGCGCGATCCTGATTCATGGCGGTGGCAATTTCGGCACGCTTTGGCGCAAGCACCAGGATTTCCGCATAGACCTGATGGAGCGGTTTCCAGACCGGCAAATCATCCAGTTGCCGCAGTCGATCCATTTCTTGGATGACGAGTCGATCGCCGAAACCGCTCGGGCCATCCACAAGCACGGCCGCTTCACACTCCTGGTGCGGGACCGCAAGTCCTATGACTTCGCCGCAGCGAAGCTCGACTGCCCCGTCCATCTTTGCCCCGACATGGCATTCTATATCGGACCGACCGAGCGCGTGCCGCCAAAAGTCGATCTGCTCTATCTGCTGCGGACGGATCATGAACAAGCCGGCACGCTTCGCCCCCCTGATACGGAGGAGACAAGGATCGTCACCGATTGGCTCACGGAAGCCCGCCATCGGCTCCGCCTCACCAAGGTTGGCAGCCTCGCCCGCAGCGTCCTGGCCGGCCGCCGCGCGGCGGCCCGCGCCGGCGAGACTTACAACGCCCTGGCCTGGAGCCGCTATAGGAGGGGCGCGAAAATCCTGTCGCAGGGCAAGCTGGTCATCACCGACCGGCTGCATGCCCACATCATGTCGATCCTGTTGGACATCCCGCATGTCGCGCTCGACAATTCCTACGGCAAGCTGGGCAGCTTCATCGCGGCCTGGACAGGGGATTTTTCGAGTCTGCGGCAGGCCGCCACGATGGAGGCCGCCATCGTCCGGGCGCGGGAGCTGGCGCAGATGGCGCGCTAA
- a CDS encoding hybrid sensor histidine kinase/response regulator transcription factor, with the protein LRAFAIHLDSAIETERVRISREIQDGLGQVLTTLAIDLAWLTNRVRNTDRDGTASSVGQKIASMSELVDSVIGDIRRIASDLRPPLLDKVGLSAAIEAHARQFQERTGIRCHTTLQDEIDIAQERAVTVFRIYQEAMTNVARHAGANCVTIRVSQRDDVLTLEVQNDGRAISTVEASNPRSQGMLGMQERARILGGSLDVIGIPGTGTVVRLEAPKNHVLTTQAQATGQREISNTIRILIVDDHPLIRQGVKQIFMEDGLAVAFDEAHDVASMHERIYTKDFDLVLLELSLPGTSGLDCVREIKRIRPKLPILVLSMYSDSQFALPALKAGAAGYLTKERAPKELLRAVKNILKGDKYISSELSKRLALELVECGGKLPHEILSQREFRVMLLIASGETLSAIAKQASLSPKTVSTYRSRILRKMHLKTNADLTRYCTRHTLI; encoded by the coding sequence GCTTGCGCGCGTTCGCCATCCACCTCGATTCGGCTATCGAAACCGAACGCGTTCGTATCTCAAGGGAGATCCAAGATGGGCTCGGGCAGGTACTGACGACTCTGGCTATTGATCTAGCCTGGTTGACTAATCGGGTGCGAAATACGGACCGGGACGGGACCGCCAGCTCCGTTGGACAAAAGATCGCGTCGATGTCCGAGCTAGTCGATAGCGTGATCGGTGACATCCGGCGCATTGCGAGCGACTTACGGCCTCCCTTGTTAGACAAAGTCGGGCTATCCGCGGCCATTGAGGCGCACGCCCGGCAGTTCCAAGAACGCACGGGGATCCGCTGCCACACAACGCTCCAAGACGAAATCGATATCGCCCAAGAGCGAGCGGTGACCGTGTTCCGCATCTACCAAGAAGCGATGACCAATGTAGCTCGCCATGCAGGCGCGAACTGCGTCACCATCCGGGTATCCCAGCGGGATGATGTACTGACGCTTGAGGTCCAGAACGACGGACGTGCCATCAGCACCGTCGAGGCTTCAAACCCACGCTCCCAAGGCATGCTGGGAATGCAAGAACGCGCGCGGATCCTGGGAGGATCGCTCGACGTCATAGGCATCCCTGGCACCGGCACTGTGGTTAGACTGGAGGCCCCCAAGAACCACGTTTTGACGACTCAGGCGCAGGCAACTGGACAGAGAGAAATCTCCAATACCATAAGGATCTTGATCGTCGATGACCACCCCCTGATCCGTCAAGGAGTGAAACAGATCTTTATGGAGGATGGTCTAGCGGTTGCCTTCGATGAGGCGCACGACGTTGCCAGCATGCATGAGCGCATCTATACCAAGGACTTCGATCTGGTGTTGCTTGAGCTTTCGCTGCCGGGCACGAGTGGGCTTGACTGCGTACGCGAGATCAAGCGCATACGACCGAAACTGCCGATCCTCGTGTTATCTATGTACAGCGACAGTCAGTTCGCCCTCCCGGCGCTAAAGGCCGGAGCAGCAGGTTATCTGACTAAGGAACGGGCGCCTAAGGAACTGCTCAGGGCCGTCAAGAACATCCTCAAGGGCGATAAATACATAAGCTCCGAACTGAGCAAGCGGCTCGCCCTCGAGCTCGTCGAGTGCGGCGGCAAACTACCCCACGAGATCCTCTCACAAAGGGAATTCCGGGTCATGCTGTTGATCGCGTCTGGCGAAACACTTAGCGCCATCGCGAAGCAGGCATCGCTCAGTCCTAAGACCGTGAGTACCTATCGCAGCAGAATACTGCGAAAGATGCACCTAAAGACGAACGCCGACTTGACTCGATACTGCACGCGCCATACACTCATTTAG